DNA from Pseudodesulfovibrio senegalensis:
AGGATATTCGGGGCACGGCCCCAGAAATAGCAACCCCGCCAAGAGGGTAGTATGGATCTCGCAACCGTAATCGGCATAGTGTTGTCCTTCGGACTGGTGGTCGCGGCCATCCTGACCGGCAGCAGCCTGATGGTTTTCATCTCGGTGCCTTCGGCGCTCATCGTGCTTGGCGGCACCATCGGCGCGGCTCTGGTCAACTACCCCCTGAGCTATGTCATCGGGGTCATCGGCGTCATCAAGAATACGTTTTTTTCCAATCTGGATACCCCGGCCTCGGTCATCGACAAATTCAAAGACTACGCCAACCGCGCCCGCCGCGAGGGCATCCTTTCCCTGGAGCCGCTGCTCAAGGAGATTGACGACGACTACATGCGCAAGGGCTTGCAGCTCACCGTGGACGGACTCGAGCCCCAGACCATTCAGGAGATCATGGAAACCGAGATTTCCTATCTGCAGGAGCGGCACGAAACCGGCGCGGACGTGGTGGCCGTGCTGGGCACCCTGGCCCCGGCCATGGGCATGATCGGCACGGTTATCGGGCTGGTGCAGATGCTCCAGACCATGAGCGACCCCAGCACCATCGGCCCGGCCATGGCCGTGGCCCTGCTGACCACCCTGTACGGCGCGATTCTGGCCAACCTCGTCTTCAACCCCATGTCCGGCAAGCTCAAGACCCGCAGCAAGGAAGAAGTGCTGATCCGCGAAATGATCCTCGAAGGCATTCTGGCCATTTCAAAGGGCGAGAACCCGCGCATCATCGAGGAAAAACTCAACAGCTTCCTGCCGCCCAAGGATAGGGTCACGGACCAGCCTTAGTCGCGGCACGTTTCGGAGCACGTCATGGCCAGAAAAAAGAAAAAGGCGCAATGCGAGGAGATGGCCCCGTGGCTCATCACCTTCACCGACGTCATGACGTTGATGCTGACCTTTTTCGTGCTGCTGGTATCCATGGCCAAGGTAGACGAACGGCGCAAGCTGGTGGTGCTCGGTTCCATCATCGGCACCTTCGGCTTTCACGACCAGTCCTACCGCGTCTATACGCGCACGGACACCCGCCGCACCGTTGAGCCCGGTCCCATCGACCAGGGCGACCTCATGCCCCTCAAGCCCCTCATGTGGGATTACGCCGAGCAGGATCTCGATTTCCGTTCCAGCCGTTTCGTGCAGGTGCTTTCCGTGAACGCGGACGTGCTTTTCGGGCCGGGCGGGGCCGTGATCACGCCCGAAGGCGAACGCTTCCTGCAGACCGTGCTGCCCACCCTGAGCGGCGTGGAGTACCCCCTGCTGCTGGCCGGGCATACCTCGGAACTGCGCGATGAACTGGGCAGGAATTACAACCCGGGCGACGCGGACATGGTCCCGGACCTTTCGTGGAAGATTTCACTGAATCGTGCGCTGGCGGTTTACCGCTGGCTTATCGACAATGGCATGGATCCCAATCTGCTCAAGGTGGAGGGGTTCGGCAAGTTCAAGCCGCACTGGTCCCAGAACACAGCGGCCACACGGGCCAAGAACCGGCGTGTGGATTTCGTGCTGGACAAGCGCTCAAGCATTGAGCGCGACCGCATCGAGGATACCCGCGAAACAGCGCCGCAAAAGCCGGGGACCGTGGATGTGGACGGCTTCATTTTTGACGTGCGCGACGACACGCCGGAGCAATAGCCATGGCCAGAAAGGAGAAAAAAGAGAAATGTCCGCCGCTGGCGCTGTGGCTGGTCACGTTCTCCGACCTGACCACGCTGCTGCTGACATTTTTCGTGCTGCTTCTGACCATGTCGTCCATGGACAGCAGCCTTTTGACCACGGTCACCCTGACCACCGCGGACCTTGGCCTGCTAGACATTCGCGGTTCGGGCAAGGTCACGGCCACCGAGCGTCTTGTGGCCGAGATGATGGAAAAACCGTGGGAAGTCATGGACAAGCAGAACCGCATCAAGGACCTGCTCTATCCGGAGGACACCATGCCGCTGGAACTGAACAAGCGGGAATTGAGCGAGAATCTGGACATACTGGCCCGCAATGACGGCGTGGCGCTGGTGATCACGGACAAGCTGCTGTTTCGCGAAGGCTCCACTGAGCTGAGCGATGCCGGCAAATACGTGGTGGGCAGGCTGGCCCCGGTCATCAATTACATGACCGCGCCCGTGAACGTGGTGGGCTATGCCGATACTTTGGCCGAGGGCGTGGACCCCTATGCCGTGTCCGAGGACCGCGCCCTGTCCGTGCTGACCTGCCTGCAGGACAACAAGGTGCCGCAGAAACGGTTTTCCCTATCGGCCTACGGCAACGACAGGCCCCGCTATACGGGCGAGAATCCCGAGTTGCGCGCCAAGAACCGGCGCGTGGAGATACTGCTCAAGACCCGGGTGGCGGTGGGCTCGTACCTGTAGTGGAAAAACAAGCCGATTCAGGGTAGTACTCTGAAGGAATCAACGAACAACAAAGGTGGTATTCGTGGCTGACGAAGCGCTTCCCCAGGAAGAAAAGAAAAAGGGCGGCAAGATCAAGTGGATTATTCTGGCCGTGCTGATCATCGCGCTGGCCGGAGGCGGCTACTTTGCCTACACCAAGTTCTTTGCCGCGCCCGCCGAGGAAACGCAGGCTGAAGAGGCCGGTGACCAGCAACAGGCGCAGCAGCCTGCCGAAGGGCAGCTGGTGCCGCTGCCGCAATTTCTGGTCAATTTGGCCGACCCGTTGGGCAGGCGCTATCTCAAGCTCGGGCTTGAGGTGGAGGTGCGCGACGAGAAGGTTACGGAGAACCTGACCAAGAACGAGGCCAAGATAAAGGATACCATGCTGTTGCTGCTTTCCAGCAAGACCTTCGACCAGCTTTCCACGCTCAAGGCCAAGGTGGAGCTCAAGCAGGAGATCGTGCGCAGGCTCAACCAGATTCTGGGCAACGGCAGCATTCTGCGGGTGTACATAACGGAAATGGTTATTCAGTAGCACGGTTATTGCAAAACCATTCCCGGACCGACGGCATTTTGACCGTGTCCCCGATGTTGAACACTTTTTTGCAGAGGTATGAACATGTCTGACGATCAGGACAAATTGGCTGAAGAATGGGCCGCAGCACTGGGCGGAGACGAGGACGAAGGCTCGGATCCGGTCGAGGATACCATGGCCGACATGGCCGCGGACGCCGGAGGCGGGTCCGATGAGGCCCTTGCCGACGAATGGGCCGCGGCTCTGGCCGATACCGAGCAGGAAGAGGTCCGGGACGAAAAGGAACAGCAGTTCCTGGCCACGCAGGCGCACACTGCGGAGTTTGAGGACATGACCGCAGAAGCCAAGTCCGGCTCCAACGAAGGCGGCAAGCGGGACCTTGATTTCATTCTGGATATCCCTCTGGACGTCTCCGCGGAACTGGGGCGCACCAAGCTGCTCATCAACGAGCTTTTGCAGCTCGGTCAGGGTTCCGTTGTGGAGCTGAACAAGCTCGCGGGCGAACCGCTGGAAATCTACGTGAACGGAAAGCTGGTGGCGCGCGGCGAAGCTGTGGTCATCAACGAAAAGTTCGGTATCCGGCTGACGGACATCATCAGCCCCATCGAACGGGTGAAACAGCTTGGATAACGCCACCATTGCCGACGGAGCGCACAGGGCGGTCCAGTCGTCCGGCGCGGTTCTCGACACGGGGTCGAGCATTTTTGCCACATTGGGCTATCTGTGCCTGATTCTTGGCGGGCTGTTTTTAGTGTATTGGCTTTTGCGCCGGTTCGGGCCGTTCGGCATGGGCACGCCGGGTTCGAATGCGCACAGCCCGCGCCTGTTGGGGCGGCTGTATCTGGGCAATCGCCAAAGCGTGGCCGTGGTGCGCTACAAGACGAAAACAATGGTGCTGGGTGTGACCGAGCACCAGATCAACCTGCTCGGGCAGGAAGAGGGCGACGAGCCGGAAGACAATGAACCGTCGTCCTCCGCGTTTGCCGGGCTGCTCAAGGGAAAGGTCGAGGATGCATCGGAATCCTGATTCCGGCCGGGCTGTCCGGCCTCTGGCAATATTGATTGCCGCCGTTGCAATGGTGCTCGTCTCCTTTGTTGCCGCCTGGGCGCAGGACCCGGTCATCCCCAAGCTGAGCATGAGCCTTGCCGCCGGTCAGGCCGAGCCCGAAGAGATTTCCGTGCTGCTGGAAATCCTGTTCATGTTCACGGTGCTGTCCATGGCGCCGGCCATCATCCTGACCATGACTTCCTTCACCCGCATCATCGTGGTCTTTCATTTTTTGCGGCAGGCCATGGGCACGCAGCAGATGCCGCCCAACCAGATCATGGCAGCGCTGGCCATGTTCATGACCTTCGTGATCATGTGGCCCGTGGCCACCACGGTCAACAACGAGGCCCTGCAGCCCTATCTGGAAGAAGAGATTCCCTTTTCCGAAGCCTTGGATCGTGCCCAGCAACCCGTCCGGGCCTTCATGTTCAAGCATACCCGGGAAAAGGACCTTTCCATTTTCTATTCCATCACCGGGGAGCCCCGGCCCACCACCAAGCAGGATGTGCCCACCATCATGCTGGTGGCCGCCTATACCATCAGTGAGCTCAAGACCGGGTTCACCATCGGGTTTCTCATTTACATTCCGTTCCTCATTCTGGATATGGTCGTGGCCAGCATCCTGCTCTCCATGGGCATGATGATGCTGCCGCCGGTCATGGTTTCGCTGCCGTTCAAAATTCTTTTGTTCATTCTGGTGGATGGCTGGAGCCTGTTGGTGGGCTCATTGGTCAACACGTTCATGATCAAATGACCGATCCAGGGGAGTAGTGCGCCATGACACCGGAATTCGTCATAGGATTTGCCCGCGAGGCCATTGAAATGACCCTGACCATCGCCCTGCCCATGCTTGCCATCGGCATGGTGGTTGGCCTGACGGTTTCCATCATCCAGACCGCTACCCAGCTGCAGGAAATGACCCTGACCATCGTGCCCAAGATCATTGCCATCTTCATTGCCCTGCTGGTGGCGTTTCCATGGATAATGGACAAGATGGTCACCTACACCCGCACGCTGTTCATCAATCTTCCGAAATATATCCAATAGCTTACGCAATACGAAGGCGGCCCCTTTCCCAGGGAAGAGACCGCCCTGCCAGGAGGCACAAGGAGGGGAGGAACTTCCGGCACACGGGCCGGGGGTTGTTCGGCTGCGGCGGCTTTCTTTCGCCGCGGCCTGCCGGGACGGTGCGGGCAGACGCCCTTGCCGTCCCAAAAAGCGTTTGTTTCGGGGCGGCCCCTTCGGGAGGAGAGGAAGAGGCTCGCCCCAAGCGTGTGACGTTGCAATGCTAATGATAATTATTCCTATAAAGATATATTCTGTCAACCATGAAATGCAGAAAAATGGATTTTCCCGGTGGGGAGCCCTGTTTCTTGCCAGTCGGCAACGGCGGCCCGGCGCACGTTTTCCGTGTTTTTGACGGTCTAAATGCCGGGAATGCTTTTTGATTGGCCACGGTGATGCCATTTGTCCGTGTGGGTTGCCCTTTTGCTTTCATCCATGTAAGCAACCTTCTGGCCGCATGAGCGGCTCATTTCATTCAGGGAGGAACATACAGTGGCTGCCACGGTAGACGAAATCACCATCAATTATTCCGAGGACGACCAGCTTATCGTTCAGGAGCTGGACAAGGTCATCCTGTCCAAGGGCGCATGGACCACCATCCTGTTTCGGTATCAGGAATGGAACCGTGCCAAGGGCGAATACGGACCGGAGAAATATTCCATCCGGCGCTACCAGAAGGTCAGCGGAACCTATCGTCCCAAATCCAAGTTCAATATTTCCAGCAAGGCGCAGGCCGAGAAGATCGTGGACGCGCTCAACGGCTGGATCAAGTAGGCCGGAATTGTTTCCGGACGAAAAAGGCCCGGCTCCCCAATGGGAGCCGGGCCTTTTTGGCGTGCGTACGAATCCGTCACATGCATTGCGCGGAAAAGCGGCTGACCAGAATGGCCCCGGCCTGGGCAACGTTCAGCGAATCGAACGGCCGGGCAAAGGGGATGGCCAGCATGGTGTCGCAATGCTTGGCAACGCCCGGGCGGATGCCCTTTTCCTCGTTGCCCAGCACCAGTACCGCAGGCGTGCGCAACTCGGTCTCATAGGCGTGCTGCGCGTCGTCTCCGGTTCCCGCTCCGTAGATGAGGAATCCCTGCTTGGCGCATTGCTCCAGCGCGCGGCTCACGTTTCCGGCCTTGGCCACGGGCAGGTGGTTCAGGGTTCCTGCGCTGGCCTTGACCGCTCCGGTTCCGAGATAGGCGCTGTGGTGGCGGCCCACCACCAGCCCGGCCCCGCCCAGCGCATAGAGCGTGCGGGCCAGAACGCCCACGTTGCCCGGGTCCTGCACCTGGTCCAGCACCACCACCAGCGGCAAGGGCGCGCTGTGGGCTGCTTCGAGCACATGGTCGAGGTCAACGTATTCCAGTGCCGCGGCCTGGGCGATGACACCCTGGTGGTTGCCGCGATACATGCGGTCAAGGCTTTGGCCCGGCAGGGCCTTGAACGGAATCTTGACCTTTTTACATAATGAAATGATCTGCTCCAGCCCCTTGTCGTGGCGACCTTTGCGAAAATAGACGAAGTCCACGCGGGCCGGGGAATTCTGCAATAATTCCAGCACCGGCTTGTTGCCGATGACAAAGGACTTGCCGCCCGCCTGTGGTCTCTCTGCGTTTTTTTGCATTTTTGCTCCAAATTCCGAGTGTAGTCGGCGCTCACGCGCCACAGGCACTGAGTAGCGGTTTCGGTCCACTATTGCAATTGGATCGCAGGTAGGATAGCAGGTATCTTCAAGGCGTAACCGATTTTTAAGACATTTTCTAGACTCCCGGAAGCCCCGGACCACCGGCCTCGAGGCAAGTGCTAGGAGGACTTTTTGCATAAATTCAGTAGAGTACGACTTTTATTCCTGTTGGTTGCCGGCGCGGCGCTTTTGGCGGCATGTACGCCCAAATCCGTGTCCACCGACGAACAGGCCGCAACGGACAGGACCGTGTATGCGGAATCCTTCGGGCCGGACAGCCCGGATGAGACCCTCGACCCGGAACTGGCCGCCGACCCGAAATCCGACGATTCCACCCTGACCGAAGCCGAGCAGACAGTGCTCAACTCCCGCTTCGGACTGCTGTTCGACCTTGAACCGCACGAAAGCAAGGAAGTGGAACAATACCTTAAGTACTTCACGCATAAGGCGCGGCGTACGTTCGAGCGTTGGCTCAAACGTTCCGAGCCGTATTTGCCCTATGTGCGCAAGACCCTGACCCGCCACGGCCTGCCCCAGGATCTGGTGCTGCTGCCCTTTACCGAATCCGGGTACAACCCCAAGGCCTATTCGTGGGCCGGAGCGGGCGGCATGTGGCAGTTCATGCCCTATACCGGCCGCAAGTACGGGCTCAAGGTGGACTGGTGGATTGATGAACGCCGTGATCCGTACAAGGCAACCGAAGCCGCCGCCAAATACCTCAAGGAATTGCATGAGCGGTTCGGGGACTGGTATCTGGCCCTGGCCGCATACAACGCGGGCGAAGGCAAAATCTCACGCGCACTGAAAAAGACCAATTCCGACGACTTCTTCGAGCTGTGCAAGAAGAACCGCAGGCTTTCGCGCCGTAGTCGGCTGCGCAAGGAAACACGGCATTACGTTCCCAAATTCATTGCCATTTCCAAGATATTCCAGAACCTCGACATGCTCGGGTTCGAGCCGGTGCGCTGGGATCAGGACAAGGAGACCGTGGCCGTGGCCATCCCCGGCGGCACGGACCTGCTGGCCCTTGCCCGCGCCGGAAAAATGAGCTGGCGCGAGTTCCACGAAATGAACCCGGCCTTCCGCAGGCAGGTCAGCCCGCCCGATTTCAAGGCCACCGCGCATCTGCCCGTGGACAGGGCGGACAAGATGATGGCCTATCTGGCCAACCCGTCTTCGCGTCCCTACGCGGGCTATGTTCGCTACCGCATCCGCAGCGGCGACTCGTGGTGGCGTATTTCCCGCAAGTTCGGAGTGCCCATTTCCGTGCTCAAGAAGGTCAACAATCGGCGCAGCAACACCCTGCGCCCTGGCCGCTATGTCATGGTTCCGGGCCGCGGTTCGGCAAGGGCCATCGCCTCTTCGGGCACGAGCCCCATTCCGACGTCGGGCCGCTACAAGGTGCGCCGCGGCGATTCATGGTGGACCATTTCCCGCAAGTTCGGGGTTTCCATCAATCGTCTCAAGAGTGCCAACAACCGCCGGAGCAATACGCTGCGAATCGGACAGATCGTGCGTATCCCCGGTTCCAAGGCCTCGGCCTCCAAGAAGTACGCCTCCGCATCCACAAAGAAGCGCGCCATTGCTGCCAAGAAGGGCAATTACGTGGTCAAACGGGGCGACTCCCTGTGGTCGATTTCCAAGCGCTACCGCATCAGCGTGAGCACGCTCAAGAGTGCCAACGGGCTTGGCTCCAGCCGCCTCAAACCGGGCATGAAGCTGTTCATTCCCGACCATTCCTCGGCTGCCACGCGTACGGCCGCCAAAAAGGCCGAAAGCGCCAAGGCCGCCCAACTGGTGCGCTACAAGGTGCGCCGGGGCGATACCCTTTCCAAGATTGCCCGCCGTTTTGGCGTGCGCATCAGCGACCTGCGCCGCTGGAACAGCCTGAACAGGAAAGGCACCATCTACGCGGGCCAGCGTCTCAAGGTCTACGTTCAGTAGGCGGCGATACATCAAGGACAAAAATCCCGGCGCCATGCTTTTCATGGTGTCGGGATTTTTTTGCGCGTGTTGGGCCGGGCCGGAGAGTGCGTTCAGGTGCAGATGGCCAGAAACGCCTCCAGCAGTTGCATGCCGTCCTTCCACGCCTGCTGCGAGTAGTCTCTGTTCTGCAGCAGCATGTGGGCGAATCCAGTCAGGGGTTTGATCCGCTGCGGACTGTCCTCCCAGAACTTCTGGTCCAACACCTCGCCGGAAGCCAATCCGTGCCGCAGTTGACGACTCATGGCCGGAACGTGGCCGAGCAGTGCCTCTGCGGCCTCGGGATATTGCTGTTGCAGATCGGTCCAGCATTGCCGGGCGTCCGTTTTGTCCTGTTCCTTGGCACCGCCAAGGCGCCAGCCGAACCATGCGTTCCAGAAACGGCTCAGCATGCGGTGTTCGTCTGGTTGGCTGCCGAGGCAGTGCAGATGGTACATGCCTCTCTTGGATCGGCCCGTGCGGAACAGGTCCAGGCCGGGCAGCCGGAGTCGCGCAAGTTTGTCCGGTCCGTCCCCGGCCGCCAGCCGTGAGGTGAGCATGGCAATGCGTTTCGGCTCGAACGGCGCGTGGCAGGCAAGGGTGTTTTCCGGGCAGGTCCAGCACCCCTTGGCGCAGTCCATGGACGCGCGCAGCACGAAATGACCGGGCTGGTAGGGGCCGGTTTCCCACGGATGCACGTTGCCCATGGACAGGTTCAGACATTTGAGTCCGGTCCACGCGGCCAGGTGCATGGGGCCGGTGTCCGGCGTGATGAA
Protein-coding regions in this window:
- the fliP gene encoding flagellar type III secretion system pore protein FliP (The bacterial flagellar biogenesis protein FliP forms a type III secretion system (T3SS)-type pore required for flagellar assembly.) translates to MVLVSFVAAWAQDPVIPKLSMSLAAGQAEPEEISVLLEILFMFTVLSMAPAIILTMTSFTRIIVVFHFLRQAMGTQQMPPNQIMAALAMFMTFVIMWPVATTVNNEALQPYLEEEIPFSEALDRAQQPVRAFMFKHTREKDLSIFYSITGEPRPTTKQDVPTIMLVAAYTISELKTGFTIGFLIYIPFLILDMVVASILLSMGMMMLPPVMVSLPFKILLFILVDGWSLLVGSLVNTFMIK
- a CDS encoding OmpA/MotB family protein yields the protein MARKEKKEKCPPLALWLVTFSDLTTLLLTFFVLLLTMSSMDSSLLTTVTLTTADLGLLDIRGSGKVTATERLVAEMMEKPWEVMDKQNRIKDLLYPEDTMPLELNKRELSENLDILARNDGVALVITDKLLFREGSTELSDAGKYVVGRLAPVINYMTAPVNVVGYADTLAEGVDPYAVSEDRALSVLTCLQDNKVPQKRFSLSAYGNDRPRYTGENPELRAKNRRVEILLKTRVAVGSYL
- a CDS encoding motility protein A translates to MDLATVIGIVLSFGLVVAAILTGSSLMVFISVPSALIVLGGTIGAALVNYPLSYVIGVIGVIKNTFFSNLDTPASVIDKFKDYANRARREGILSLEPLLKEIDDDYMRKGLQLTVDGLEPQTIQEIMETEISYLQERHETGADVVAVLGTLAPAMGMIGTVIGLVQMLQTMSDPSTIGPAMAVALLTTLYGAILANLVFNPMSGKLKTRSKEEVLIREMILEGILAISKGENPRIIEEKLNSFLPPKDRVTDQP
- a CDS encoding LysM peptidoglycan-binding domain-containing protein; translation: MHKFSRVRLLFLLVAGAALLAACTPKSVSTDEQAATDRTVYAESFGPDSPDETLDPELAADPKSDDSTLTEAEQTVLNSRFGLLFDLEPHESKEVEQYLKYFTHKARRTFERWLKRSEPYLPYVRKTLTRHGLPQDLVLLPFTESGYNPKAYSWAGAGGMWQFMPYTGRKYGLKVDWWIDERRDPYKATEAAAKYLKELHERFGDWYLALAAYNAGEGKISRALKKTNSDDFFELCKKNRRLSRRSRLRKETRHYVPKFIAISKIFQNLDMLGFEPVRWDQDKETVAVAIPGGTDLLALARAGKMSWREFHEMNPAFRRQVSPPDFKATAHLPVDRADKMMAYLANPSSRPYAGYVRYRIRSGDSWWRISRKFGVPISVLKKVNNRRSNTLRPGRYVMVPGRGSARAIASSGTSPIPTSGRYKVRRGDSWWTISRKFGVSINRLKSANNRRSNTLRIGQIVRIPGSKASASKKYASASTKKRAIAAKKGNYVVKRGDSLWSISKRYRISVSTLKSANGLGSSRLKPGMKLFIPDHSSAATRTAAKKAESAKAAQLVRYKVRRGDTLSKIARRFGVRISDLRRWNSLNRKGTIYAGQRLKVYVQ
- the fliQ gene encoding flagellar biosynthesis protein FliQ, with amino-acid sequence MTPEFVIGFAREAIEMTLTIALPMLAIGMVVGLTVSIIQTATQLQEMTLTIVPKIIAIFIALLVAFPWIMDKMVTYTRTLFINLPKYIQ
- the fliO gene encoding flagellar biosynthetic protein FliO, yielding MDNATIADGAHRAVQSSGAVLDTGSSIFATLGYLCLILGGLFLVYWLLRRFGPFGMGTPGSNAHSPRLLGRLYLGNRQSVAVVRYKTKTMVLGVTEHQINLLGQEEGDEPEDNEPSSSAFAGLLKGKVEDASES
- the fliN gene encoding flagellar motor switch protein FliN, with amino-acid sequence MSDDQDKLAEEWAAALGGDEDEGSDPVEDTMADMAADAGGGSDEALADEWAAALADTEQEEVRDEKEQQFLATQAHTAEFEDMTAEAKSGSNEGGKRDLDFILDIPLDVSAELGRTKLLINELLQLGQGSVVELNKLAGEPLEIYVNGKLVARGEAVVINEKFGIRLTDIISPIERVKQLG
- the rlmB gene encoding 23S rRNA (guanosine(2251)-2'-O)-methyltransferase RlmB, encoding MQKNAERPQAGGKSFVIGNKPVLELLQNSPARVDFVYFRKGRHDKGLEQIISLCKKVKIPFKALPGQSLDRMYRGNHQGVIAQAAALEYVDLDHVLEAAHSAPLPLVVVLDQVQDPGNVGVLARTLYALGGAGLVVGRHHSAYLGTGAVKASAGTLNHLPVAKAGNVSRALEQCAKQGFLIYGAGTGDDAQHAYETELRTPAVLVLGNEEKGIRPGVAKHCDTMLAIPFARPFDSLNVAQAGAILVSRFSAQCM
- a CDS encoding flagellar basal body-associated FliL family protein; translated protein: MADEALPQEEKKKGGKIKWIILAVLIIALAGGGYFAYTKFFAAPAEETQAEEAGDQQQAQQPAEGQLVPLPQFLVNLADPLGRRYLKLGLEVEVRDEKVTENLTKNEAKIKDTMLLLLSSKTFDQLSTLKAKVELKQEIVRRLNQILGNGSILRVYITEMVIQ
- a CDS encoding OmpA/MotB family protein, translated to MARKKKKAQCEEMAPWLITFTDVMTLMLTFFVLLVSMAKVDERRKLVVLGSIIGTFGFHDQSYRVYTRTDTRRTVEPGPIDQGDLMPLKPLMWDYAEQDLDFRSSRFVQVLSVNADVLFGPGGAVITPEGERFLQTVLPTLSGVEYPLLLAGHTSELRDELGRNYNPGDADMVPDLSWKISLNRALAVYRWLIDNGMDPNLLKVEGFGKFKPHWSQNTAATRAKNRRVDFVLDKRSSIERDRIEDTRETAPQKPGTVDVDGFIFDVRDDTPEQ